From the Brachyhypopomus gauderio isolate BG-103 chromosome 5, BGAUD_0.2, whole genome shotgun sequence genome, one window contains:
- the tlx3a gene encoding T-cell leukemia homeobox protein 3 — protein sequence MESTQSSRTDQSYKTSQEPIRFGIEQILGSSDPPGGRPPRGFSSSASRTESSAIGSLTGGTAAHRTSLPATLSTFSGSLEDSGLYGASRTLVPRGVIRVPAHRPLAAAIPPPMVSAAPAFGALCFPWVDNNRRFAKDRLPALVPFTITRRIGHPYQNRTPPKRKKPRTSFSRVQICELEKRFHRQKYLASAERAALAKSLKMTDAQVKTWFQNRRTKWRRQTAEEREAERQQANRMLLQLQADVLQKSIGEDPLCVHNSSLYALQNLQPWTQNKAGKMTSRP from the exons ATGGAAAGTACGCAAAGTTCAAGGACGGATCAATCTTATAAAACCTCTCAAGAGCCCATCCGCTTCGGTATCGAACAAATCCTGGGATCCTCCGACCCGCCGGGTGGTCGTCCGCCAAGGGGCTTTAGTAGCTCGGCGAGCAGAACGGAGAGCTCTGCTATAGGGAGCCTTACCGGAGGTACCGCAGCACATAGAACTTCACTGCCCGCAACATTGTCGACTTTCTCGGGCTCTTTGGAGGACTCGGGATTGTACGGAGCGAGCAGGACTCTGGTACCCAGGGGAGTGATTCGGGTACCCGCTCACAGACCACTAGCTGCCGCCATACCGCCGCCTATGGTGAGCGCAGCACCGGCTTTTGGTGCGCTCTGCTTCCCCTGGGTGGATAATAATCGCAGGTTCGCCAAAGACAGACTGCCAG CTCTCGTTCCATTCACCATCACTCGGCGCATCGGTCACCCTTACCAGAATCGCACACCTCCAAAACGGAAAAAGCCGCGTACGTCATTTTCCCGCGTGCAGATCTGCGAACTGGAGAAGCGGTTTCACCGGCAGAAGTATCTTGCCAGCGCTGAACGGGCAGCTCTCGCAAAGTCACTGAAGATGACCGACGCTCAAGTCAAAACGTGGTTCCAGAACCGGAGGACTAAATGGAG GCGACAGACAGCCGAGGAGAGGGAGGCGGAGCGCCAACAGGCCAATCGGATGCTGCTTCAGCTGCAGGCAGATGTGCTTCAAAAGTCCATCGGTGAAGATCCTCTCTGTGtgcataactcctccctctacGCTCTGCAGAACCTGCAGCCCTGGACTCAAAACAAAGCAGGCAAAATGACGTCAAGGCCTTAA
- the LOC143514515 gene encoding claudin-23-like — MRTPRILIFVLIIAPCGWILDLTSTVAPNWRTIHNITGQPPDLALHQGIWDICRSFTASNDVLCNHEDTEYFNNQIIEIARRMMVASLIVTLIGLSVATIGTHCWTDEPRWTVTRLGGLFIFCSGILAIVPVVWYHYILKDINSPSTDIRVGYCIILGYTGGIAEVLGGIVMISAQMIRCYAVKNRGDTPETTIEQSNTHSIRNTTITSFSINRSRASSVPYSIDFSHKEEIDFPRAKSPVTMSYTL, encoded by the coding sequence ATGAGAACTCCAAGGATTTTGATATTCGTTTTGATCATCGCTCCTTGCGGTTGGATCTTGGACCTGACAAGCACTGTGGCGCCGAACTGGCGCACCATCCATAATATCACAGGACAACCCCCCGATCTAGCACTGCATCAGGGAATATGGGACATTTGTAGATCTTTCACAGCATCAAATGATGTTCTTTGTAACCACGAGGATACTGAATATTTCAATAACCAAATCATTGAGATCGCGCGGAGGATGATGGTGGCATCTTTGATTGTGACTCTGATTGGTCTTTCTGTGGCGACGATCGGAACCCACTGCTGGACCGACGAACCAAGATGGACAGTAACACGTCTTGGTGGTCTTTTTATCTTTTGCTCCGGTATTCTGGCCATAGTTCCTGTTGTATGGTACCATTATATACTGAAAGACATCAATTCACCATCGACGGACATTCGTGTGGGATATTGTATAATTTTGGGCTACACGGGAGGTATAGCAGAAGTTCTTGGCGGAATCGTGATGATTAGTGCTCAGATGATCAGATGCTATGCCGTCAAGAACCGGGGAGACACACCTGAAACTACAATTGAACAGTCTAATACACATTCAATACGTAATACCACCATAACAAGCTTCAGTATAAACAGAAGTCGGGCGAGTAGTGTCCCATATTCTATAGACTTCTCACATAAAGAAGAAATCGACTTCCCGCGAGCGAAGAGTCCAGTCACTATGTCATACACACTGTGA